One segment of Primulina tabacum isolate GXHZ01 chromosome 6, ASM2559414v2, whole genome shotgun sequence DNA contains the following:
- the LOC142549209 gene encoding serine/threonine protein phosphatase 2A 57 kDa regulatory subunit B' beta isoform-like isoform X3 encodes MFNKIMKRGQRKPSKSLEAIEAPLPTASPPNVIVNHASRTAAATAQPASLAAVPQNTGVVEVLPMLKDVPLAERHVIFIRKAQVCCVFFDFSDTMKSAREKEIKRQTLSELVDLVQSGSCKMNEIMQEELVKMISLNIFRSLPPASHENTGSECGDPEEDEMYMDPTWPHLQLVYELLLRYIVSSDTDTKVAKRYLDHSFVLKLLDLFDSEDLREREYLKTILHRIYGKFMVHRPFIRNAINNIFYRFIFETERFSGIGELLEIPGSIINGFALPMKEEHKLFLIRALIPLHKPKCVSTYHQHLSYCVTQFVEKDYRLANTVIKGLLKYWPVTSCGKEVLFLGELEEILEVTQPAEFQRCMVPLFRQIGRSLRSSHFQVLSGGHSSLGGWIGSRFEL; translated from the exons ATgtttaataaaataatgaaaagaGGGCAAAGAAAGCCCTCGAAATCATTGGAAGCAATTGAGGCTCCGTTACCAACTGCATCACCCCCCAATGTGATTGTTAATCATGCATCCCGGACGGCAGCTGCCACGGCACAGCCTGCGAGTCTTGCCGCTGTTCCACAGAACACTGGGGTGGTTGAGGTCTTGCCGATGTTGAAGGATGTCCCACTAGCCGAGCGACATGTGATATTCATCCGAAAAGCTCAAGTATGTTGTGTTTTCTTTGATTTTTCCGATACGATGAAATCTGCACGTGAGAAGGAGATCAAGAGGCAAACCCTTTCGGAGCTTGTTGACTTAGTGCAGTCGGGGTCATGTAAAATGAATGAGATAATGCAGGAGGAGTTGGTCAAGATGATATCTTTGAATATTTTCCGGAGCTTGCCACCCGCATCACATGAGAATACTGGATCAGAGTGTGGAGATCCGGAGGAGGATGAGATGTACATGGACCCTACCTGGCCTCACTTGCAACTTGTTTACGAGTTACTTTTACGATATATTGTATCATCTGATACGGACACTAAAGTTGCCAAGAGGTATCTTGATCACTCGTTTGTTTTAAAATTGCTTGATTTATTTGATTCTGAGGACCTGAGGGAGCGCGAGTATTTGAAGACTATTCTTCACCGGATATATGGGAAATTCATGGTTCATAGACCCTTTATAAGGAATGCAATAAACAACATCTTTTATAGGTTTATATTTGAGACAGAGAGGTTCAGTGGGATTGGTGAGCTATTGGAGATTCCTGGAAGTATAATAAATGGTTTTGCATTGCCAATGAAAGAAGAACATAAGTTGTTTCTTATACGTGCACTTATTCCTTTGCACAAGCCAAAATGCGTTTCAACATACCATCAGCATTTGTCCTATTGTGTAACACAATTTGTTGAGAAAGACTACAGGTTGGCCAATACTGTCATCAAGGGGTTGCTGAAGTATTGGCCAGTCACAAGTTGTGGAAAGGAGGTTCTCTTCCTTGGAGAATTAGAAGAGATTTTGGAGGTCACACAACCTGCGGAGTTCCAACGTTGTATGGTTCCTCTGTTTAGGCAAATTGGCCGTAGCCTCCGCAGTTCGCATTTCCAG GTCTTGTCTGGAGGTCACTCAAGTTTAGGCGGATGGATTGGAAGTCGTTTTGAGCT GTAG
- the LOC142549209 gene encoding serine/threonine protein phosphatase 2A 57 kDa regulatory subunit B' beta isoform-like isoform X1: MFNKIMKRGQRKPSKSLEAIEAPLPTASPPNVIVNHASRTAAATAQPASLAAVPQNTGVVEVLPMLKDVPLAERHVIFIRKAQVCCVFFDFSDTMKSAREKEIKRQTLSELVDLVQSGSCKMNEIMQEELVKMISLNIFRSLPPASHENTGSECGDPEEDEMYMDPTWPHLQLVYELLLRYIVSSDTDTKVAKRYLDHSFVLKLLDLFDSEDLREREYLKTILHRIYGKFMVHRPFIRNAINNIFYRFIFETERFSGIGELLEIPGSIINGFALPMKEEHKLFLIRALIPLHKPKCVSTYHQHLSYCVTQFVEKDYRLANTVIKGLLKYWPVTSCGKEVLFLGELEEILEVTQPAEFQRCMVPLFRQIGRSLRSSHFQVAERALFWWNNEHIVGLIADNRRVILPIIFDALEHNIHSHWNQAINGLSYNVRRMFLEMDTELFEECLRRHEEKEAMAGGLEVQHLLTWKRLEEVADQANG; the protein is encoded by the exons ATgtttaataaaataatgaaaagaGGGCAAAGAAAGCCCTCGAAATCATTGGAAGCAATTGAGGCTCCGTTACCAACTGCATCACCCCCCAATGTGATTGTTAATCATGCATCCCGGACGGCAGCTGCCACGGCACAGCCTGCGAGTCTTGCCGCTGTTCCACAGAACACTGGGGTGGTTGAGGTCTTGCCGATGTTGAAGGATGTCCCACTAGCCGAGCGACATGTGATATTCATCCGAAAAGCTCAAGTATGTTGTGTTTTCTTTGATTTTTCCGATACGATGAAATCTGCACGTGAGAAGGAGATCAAGAGGCAAACCCTTTCGGAGCTTGTTGACTTAGTGCAGTCGGGGTCATGTAAAATGAATGAGATAATGCAGGAGGAGTTGGTCAAGATGATATCTTTGAATATTTTCCGGAGCTTGCCACCCGCATCACATGAGAATACTGGATCAGAGTGTGGAGATCCGGAGGAGGATGAGATGTACATGGACCCTACCTGGCCTCACTTGCAACTTGTTTACGAGTTACTTTTACGATATATTGTATCATCTGATACGGACACTAAAGTTGCCAAGAGGTATCTTGATCACTCGTTTGTTTTAAAATTGCTTGATTTATTTGATTCTGAGGACCTGAGGGAGCGCGAGTATTTGAAGACTATTCTTCACCGGATATATGGGAAATTCATGGTTCATAGACCCTTTATAAGGAATGCAATAAACAACATCTTTTATAGGTTTATATTTGAGACAGAGAGGTTCAGTGGGATTGGTGAGCTATTGGAGATTCCTGGAAGTATAATAAATGGTTTTGCATTGCCAATGAAAGAAGAACATAAGTTGTTTCTTATACGTGCACTTATTCCTTTGCACAAGCCAAAATGCGTTTCAACATACCATCAGCATTTGTCCTATTGTGTAACACAATTTGTTGAGAAAGACTACAGGTTGGCCAATACTGTCATCAAGGGGTTGCTGAAGTATTGGCCAGTCACAAGTTGTGGAAAGGAGGTTCTCTTCCTTGGAGAATTAGAAGAGATTTTGGAGGTCACACAACCTGCGGAGTTCCAACGTTGTATGGTTCCTCTGTTTAGGCAAATTGGCCGTAGCCTCCGCAGTTCGCATTTCCAG GTAGCAGAACGGGCTCTATTCTGGTGGAATAACGAGCATATAGTTGGCTTAATTGCAGATAATCGACGTGTTATTTTACCAATCATATTTGATGCATTAGAACATAATATACATAGCCATTGGAACCAGGCAATAAATGGGCTGAGCTACAATGTCCGAAGAATGTTCCTGGAAATGGACACCGAGCTGTTTGAAGAGTGTCTGAGGCGGCATGAGGAAAAGGAAGCTATGGCCGGAGGATTGGAAGTGCAACACTTGCTAACTTGGAAGAGACTAGAAGAAGTTGCTGATCAAGCTAATGGTTGA
- the LOC142549209 gene encoding serine/threonine protein phosphatase 2A 57 kDa regulatory subunit B' beta isoform-like isoform X2 yields the protein MFNKIMKRGQRKPSKSLEAIEAPLPTASPPNVIVNHASRTAAATAQPASLAAVPQNTGVVEVLPMLKDVPLAERHVIFIRKAQVCCVFFDFSDTMKSAREKEIKRQTLSELVDLVQSGSCKMNEIMQEELVKMISLNIFRSLPPASHENTGSECGDPEEDEMYMDPTWPHLQLVYELLLRYIVSSDTDTKVAKRYLDHSFVLKLLDLFDSEDLREREYLKTILHRIYGKFMVHRPFIRNAINNIFYRFIFETERFSGIGELLEIPGSIINGFALPMKEEHKLFLIRALIPLHKPKCVSTYHQHLSYCVTQFVEKDYRLANTVIKGLLKYWPVTSCGKEVLFLGELEEILEVTQPAEFQRCMVPLFRQIGRSLRSSHFQVLSGGHTSLGGRLLLSFESLGLVWRSLKFRRMDWKSF from the exons ATgtttaataaaataatgaaaagaGGGCAAAGAAAGCCCTCGAAATCATTGGAAGCAATTGAGGCTCCGTTACCAACTGCATCACCCCCCAATGTGATTGTTAATCATGCATCCCGGACGGCAGCTGCCACGGCACAGCCTGCGAGTCTTGCCGCTGTTCCACAGAACACTGGGGTGGTTGAGGTCTTGCCGATGTTGAAGGATGTCCCACTAGCCGAGCGACATGTGATATTCATCCGAAAAGCTCAAGTATGTTGTGTTTTCTTTGATTTTTCCGATACGATGAAATCTGCACGTGAGAAGGAGATCAAGAGGCAAACCCTTTCGGAGCTTGTTGACTTAGTGCAGTCGGGGTCATGTAAAATGAATGAGATAATGCAGGAGGAGTTGGTCAAGATGATATCTTTGAATATTTTCCGGAGCTTGCCACCCGCATCACATGAGAATACTGGATCAGAGTGTGGAGATCCGGAGGAGGATGAGATGTACATGGACCCTACCTGGCCTCACTTGCAACTTGTTTACGAGTTACTTTTACGATATATTGTATCATCTGATACGGACACTAAAGTTGCCAAGAGGTATCTTGATCACTCGTTTGTTTTAAAATTGCTTGATTTATTTGATTCTGAGGACCTGAGGGAGCGCGAGTATTTGAAGACTATTCTTCACCGGATATATGGGAAATTCATGGTTCATAGACCCTTTATAAGGAATGCAATAAACAACATCTTTTATAGGTTTATATTTGAGACAGAGAGGTTCAGTGGGATTGGTGAGCTATTGGAGATTCCTGGAAGTATAATAAATGGTTTTGCATTGCCAATGAAAGAAGAACATAAGTTGTTTCTTATACGTGCACTTATTCCTTTGCACAAGCCAAAATGCGTTTCAACATACCATCAGCATTTGTCCTATTGTGTAACACAATTTGTTGAGAAAGACTACAGGTTGGCCAATACTGTCATCAAGGGGTTGCTGAAGTATTGGCCAGTCACAAGTTGTGGAAAGGAGGTTCTCTTCCTTGGAGAATTAGAAGAGATTTTGGAGGTCACACAACCTGCGGAGTTCCAACGTTGTATGGTTCCTCTGTTTAGGCAAATTGGCCGTAGCCTCCGCAGTTCGCATTTCCAG GTCTTGTCTGGAGGTCACACAAGTTTAGGCGGCCGTTTACTTCTATCTTTTGAAAGCTTAGGTCTTGTCTGGAGGTCACTCAAGTTTAGGCGGATGGATTGGAAGTCGTTTTGA